In one Oreochromis aureus strain Israel breed Guangdong linkage group 2, ZZ_aureus, whole genome shotgun sequence genomic region, the following are encoded:
- the slu7 gene encoding pre-mRNA-splicing factor SLU7, with amino-acid sequence MTEQTSVNSEGIVGLDEPKKMTREDWRKKKELEEQRKLGNAPAEVDEEGKDINPHIPQYISSVPWYIDPSKRPTLKHQRPQGENEKQYSAIGEWYKRGVQENAVSTKYRKGACENCGAMTHKKKDCLERPRKVGAKFTGTGIAPDEHAQIQLTMDYDGKRDRWNGYDPEEHQRIVEEYAKVDLAKRTLKAQKLQDELASGKLDQTEREHDSEDEDEDKYADDIDMPGQNFDSKRRITVRNLRIREDTAKYLRNLDPNSAYYDPKTRAMRENPYSNTGKNPDEVGYAGDNFVRYSGDTISMAQTQLFAWEAYEKGSEVHLQADPTKLELLHCSFKVKKEDFKEEQRESILEKYGGQEHLDAPPRELLLAQTEDYVEYSRHGAVLKGLEKAVARSKYEEDVLINNHTCIWGSYWKDGFWGYKCCHSMVKQSYCTGSAGIGINNSECTPFEEVLTEPQEEEQPKTLLEMHQDKMKEKKKKKKNKKNKKRDSDSSDSEDEEKKKEKLKKALEAEDKRVKQVEVLMQLDERKRPYNSLFEVKAPTEEEMEAFRMKRSRPDDPMASFLGQ; translated from the exons ATGACCGAGCAGACCAGCGTTAACTCGGAGGGGATCGTGGGCCTGGATGAGCCCAAGAAGATGACCAGAGAGGactggaggaagaagaaggagcTGGAGGAGCAGAGAAAGCTGGGAAATGCTCCAGCTGAGGTGGACGAGGAGGGGAA GGACATAAACCCCCACATCCCACAGTACATTTCATCAGTGCCGTGGTACATCGACCCATCAAAAAGGCCCACACTAAAGCATCAAAGACCACAGGGTGAGAATGAGAAGCAGTACTCTGCAATCGGAGAGTGGTACAAGAGAGGAGTGCAGGAG AATGCAGTTTCAACTAAGTACCGTAAAGGGGCTTGTGAAAACTGTGGTGCCATGACACACAAGAAGAAAGACTGCTTGGAG CGACCCAGAAAAGTTGGTGCCAAATTCACAGGAACAGGGATTGCTCCAGATGAACACGCTCAGATCCAGCTCACCATGGACTATGATGGAAAGCGTGATCGCTGGAATGGCTACGACCCCGAGGAACATCAGCGCATTGTTGAAGAGTACGCCAAAGTAGATCTG GCCAAAAGGACACTGAAAGCACAGAAACTTCAGGATGAGTTGGCCTCGGGAAAACTGGACCAGACT GAGCGGGAACATGACAGtgaagatgaggatgaagaCAAATATGCAGATGACATCGACATGCCCGGTCAGAACTTTGACTCCAAGAGACGAATCACTGTCAGGAATCTGCGTATCAGAGAAGACACAGCTAAA TACTTGAGAAATCTGGATCCAAATTCAGCGTACTACGATCCAAAGACCCGAGCAATGAGAGAGAACCCGTACTCCAACACGGGCAAGAACCCTGATGA AGTGGGGTACGCTGGAGACAACTTTGTTCGCTACAGTGGAGACACAATTTCCATGGCTCAAACACAAT TGTTTGCCTGGGAGGCTTATGAGAAAGGCTCCGAGGTGCATCTGCAGGCTGACCCCACCAAACTGGAGCTGCTGCATTGCTCCTTCAAGGTCAAGAAGGAGGACTTCAAAGAAGAACAGAGGGAGAGCATCCTGGAGAAG TATGGAGGCCAGGAGCATTTGGATGCACCACCGCGGGAGTTGCTGTTGGCCCAGACGGAGGACTACGTGGAGTATTCACGTCACGGCGCTGTGCTGAAAGGACTCGAAAAGGCTGTCGCTCGCTCCAAATATGAGGAGGACGTGCTCATCAACAACCACACT TGTATTTGGGGTTCCTACTGGAAAGATGGCTTCTGGGGGTACAAGTGTTGCCACTCCATGGTCAAACAGAGTTACTGCACAGGATCAGCTGGAATTGGAATT AACAACTCGGAGTGCACTCCATTTGAAGAGGTACTAACTGAGCCACAGGAGGAGGAACAGCCCAAGACTCTGCTAGAA ATGCATCAAGATAAgatgaaagagaagaagaagaaaaagaagaacaaaaagaacaagaagCGCGACTCCGACAGCAGTGATTCGGAGgatgaggagaagaagaaggaaaagctgaagaag GCCCTAGAAGCAGAGGACAAGCGGGTGAAGCAGGTGGAGGTGCTAATGCAGCTGGATGAGAGGAAGAGGCCGTACAACAGCTTGTTTGAAGTAAAGGCGCCCactgaggaggagatggaggccTTCCGCATGAAACGCAGCAGGCCAGATGATCCCATGGCTTCCTTCTTGGGACAGTGA
- the c1qtnf2 gene encoding complement C1q tumor necrosis factor-related protein 2 isoform X2: MGHNFSTVVVSQSTNPPSKRGRNFTIHSSQLVCSLPGPAGPAGNPGAPGSPGAMGPMGPPGVDGQDGKDGEKGEKGDQGDPGRPGNPGKPGMKGREGVIGKAGPRGLKGQRGKPGISGTRAQKGDVGEMGEEGAPGGCNCGKQARSAFSVAVTKSYPKERTPIRFTRILLNEGNHYNASSGKFVCAIPGVYYFTYDITLANKHLAIGLVHNGQYKIKTFDANTGNYDVASGSTVLHLKESDQVWLQIFYSEQNGLFFDPFWTDSTFTGFLIYPDQEFLNEADRKANAQDENE; this comes from the exons ATGGGTCATAATTTCTCAACTG TTGTCGTCTCGCAGTCAACAAATCCCCCATCTAAGAGAGGTCGGAATTTCACCATCCACTCATCCCAGCTGGTCTGCAGTCTGCCGGGCCCAGCGGGGCCTGCAGGGAACCCAGGAGCCCCTGGATCACCCGGGGCCATGGGCCCCATGGGCCCCCCCGGGGTGGACGGCCAAGATGGGAAGGATGGAGAGAAGGGAGAGAAGGGAGATCAAG GTGATCCAGGGAGACCTGGGAACCCAGGTAAACCGGGTATGAAAGGTCGTGAGGGTGTTATTGGCAAGGCCGGACCTCGTGGACTGAAAGGACAACGTGGAAAACCCGGAATATCTGGAACCCGGGCACAAAAAGGAGACGTGGGTGAAATGGGCGAGGAAGGAGCTCCAGGTGGTTGTAACTGTGGCAAGCAAGCACGATCAGCTTTCTCGGTGGCTGTGACAAAGAGCTATCCTAAAGAGCGCACGCCCATCCGCTTTACCCGGATCCTGCTGAATGAGGGGAATCACTACAATGCCTCCAGTGGGAAGTTTGTCTGTGCTATCCCTGGAGTTTATTACTTTACCTATGACATCACACTGGCCAACAAGCACCTCGCCATCGGGTTAGTTCACAATGGGCAGTACAAGATCAAAACATTTGATGCAAACACTGGGAATTATGACGTGGCGTCTGGTTCTACTGTTCTCCACCTGAAGGAGTCAGACCAGGTCTGGCTGCAGATCTTCTACTCGGAACAGAACGGACTCTTTTTTGACCCTTTTTGGACAGACAGCACCTTTACGGGCTTCCTAATCTACCCTGACCAGGAATTTCTCAATGAAGCAGATAGAAAAGCAAATGCTCAGGATGAAAATGAATGA
- the c1qtnf2 gene encoding complement C1q tumor necrosis factor-related protein 2 isoform X1 — MGHNFSTVPIMLQMFVMIYVLSVVVSQSTNPPSKRGRNFTIHSSQLVCSLPGPAGPAGNPGAPGSPGAMGPMGPPGVDGQDGKDGEKGEKGDQGDPGRPGNPGKPGMKGREGVIGKAGPRGLKGQRGKPGISGTRAQKGDVGEMGEEGAPGGCNCGKQARSAFSVAVTKSYPKERTPIRFTRILLNEGNHYNASSGKFVCAIPGVYYFTYDITLANKHLAIGLVHNGQYKIKTFDANTGNYDVASGSTVLHLKESDQVWLQIFYSEQNGLFFDPFWTDSTFTGFLIYPDQEFLNEADRKANAQDENE; from the exons ATGGGTCATAATTTCTCAACTG TTCCCATCatgctccagatgtttgtgaTGATCTATGTGCTGTCAGTTGTCGTCTCGCAGTCAACAAATCCCCCATCTAAGAGAGGTCGGAATTTCACCATCCACTCATCCCAGCTGGTCTGCAGTCTGCCGGGCCCAGCGGGGCCTGCAGGGAACCCAGGAGCCCCTGGATCACCCGGGGCCATGGGCCCCATGGGCCCCCCCGGGGTGGACGGCCAAGATGGGAAGGATGGAGAGAAGGGAGAGAAGGGAGATCAAG GTGATCCAGGGAGACCTGGGAACCCAGGTAAACCGGGTATGAAAGGTCGTGAGGGTGTTATTGGCAAGGCCGGACCTCGTGGACTGAAAGGACAACGTGGAAAACCCGGAATATCTGGAACCCGGGCACAAAAAGGAGACGTGGGTGAAATGGGCGAGGAAGGAGCTCCAGGTGGTTGTAACTGTGGCAAGCAAGCACGATCAGCTTTCTCGGTGGCTGTGACAAAGAGCTATCCTAAAGAGCGCACGCCCATCCGCTTTACCCGGATCCTGCTGAATGAGGGGAATCACTACAATGCCTCCAGTGGGAAGTTTGTCTGTGCTATCCCTGGAGTTTATTACTTTACCTATGACATCACACTGGCCAACAAGCACCTCGCCATCGGGTTAGTTCACAATGGGCAGTACAAGATCAAAACATTTGATGCAAACACTGGGAATTATGACGTGGCGTCTGGTTCTACTGTTCTCCACCTGAAGGAGTCAGACCAGGTCTGGCTGCAGATCTTCTACTCGGAACAGAACGGACTCTTTTTTGACCCTTTTTGGACAGACAGCACCTTTACGGGCTTCCTAATCTACCCTGACCAGGAATTTCTCAATGAAGCAGATAGAAAAGCAAATGCTCAGGATGAAAATGAATGA
- the ccnjl gene encoding cyclin-J-like protein, which translates to MERELEWWKDQLAADIHQSLRIKELKLPAYRAHSPQIGMRRYFADLLAILSNRYQLCPTARHLAVYLLDLFMDHYDVAVRQLYVIALSCLLLASKFEEKEDRVPKLEQLNSLGFMCSLNIVLNKKDLIKMELLLLETFGWNLCMPTPAHFIDYYLHASVQEGDLYNGWPLSSLSKTKAFMEKYTHYFLEVSLQDHAFLSFRPSQVAAACVAASRICLQISPSWTTALHLLTGYTWDHLTQCIELMLLAHDNDVKEANKAKSTPPHRPSSLQSQPQTSHLSPVSAIQRPASSTPQLLFQPDSFPHISQHSPSLSQLQALADSQALGSVVNMSQDFLQSHRMGLLAGAASITPAGAFPSYPSLTSGLQPGARGLPLQGPISVQMALAGEPRHCLSMAYSGSYLGAHHMFTAGCFDR; encoded by the exons ATGGAGAGGGAGCTGGAATGGTGGAAGGATCAGTTAGCTGCAGATATCCATCAGTCCCTCCGCATTAAG GAGCTGAAGTTGCCGGCCTACCGGGCCCATTCTCCCCAGATTGGCATGCGACGGTACTTTGCAGACTTGTTGGCCATCCTGAGTAATCGCTACCAGCTATGTCCTACAGCACGTCACTTGGCAGTCTACCTGCTGGACTTGTTCATGGACCACTATGATGTGGCTGTCAGGCAGCTCTACGTCATTGctctctcctgtctgctgctAGCTA GCAAATTTGAGGAGAAGGAGGACCGGGTCCCCAAACTGGAGCAGCTGAACTCTCTGGGGTTCATGTGCAGCCTAAACATAGTTCTCAACAAGAAGGATCTGATCAAAATGGAGCTCCTGCTGCTCGAGACCTTTGGCTGGAATCTGTGTATGCCCACACCCGCCCACTTTATTGACTACTACCTCCATGCCTCAGTGCAGGAGGGCGACCTCTACAATGGCTGGCCACTGTCCTCCCTCTCCAAGACCAAGGCTTTCATGGAGAAATACACACACTACTTCCTGGAGGTTTCATTGCAGG aCCATGCCTTTCTGAGTTTCAGACCATCCCAGGTTGCTGCTGCGTGTGTGGCAGCATCTCGTATTTGCCTTCAGATTTCTCCAAGTTGGACAACTGCTTTGCATTTACTAACAGGCTACACATGGGACCACCTCACCCAGTGCATTGAGCTGATGTTGCT TGCTCATGACAACGATGTGAAGGAGGCCAATAAAGCCAAATCCACGCCTCCTCACCGGCCCTCCTCTCTGCAGTCCCAGCCGCAGACCTCTCACCTCTCTCCAGTGTCAGCCATCCAGAGACCAGCCTCCTCCACACCACAGCTGCTCTTTCAGCCAGATAGCTTTCCACACATTTCCCAGCATTCCCCATCCCTGTCCCAGCTGCAGGCACTAGCTGACTCCCAGGCTTTGGGGTCTGTGGTAAACATGTCTCAGGACTTTCTTCAGAGTCACAGGATGGGTCTTCTAGCTGGGGCCGCCTCCATCACTCCTGCGGGGGCGTTCCCCTCCTACCCAAGCCTAACCTCAGGTCTCCAACCGGGAGCACGTGGGCTGCCGCTCCAGGGCCCTATTTCTGTGCAGATGGCCCTTGCTGGAGAGCCGCGACATTGTCTGAGCATGGCTTACAGTGGGAGCTACCTGGGGGCTCATCACATGTTCACAGCTGGCTGCTTTGACAGGTGA